TTCTGGTTGGCAATGCGGCCGCCAAAGAAATCGGCGCTGAAGCGGGCCGCTGTTTCCGGATCGTAGTACTTGCAGCTGAAGATGTCCAGGTAAACCGCATTGCCGGCGTTTGCGAAATGAGCCGAGATGAGGGATGTTTCGATCAACTGGGTTAAAGAATATCCACTTACCCGCGGATCTTCGCCAAAATCGACGATCAGGGGTTCACCAAAGCGCTTCATTTCAATCAGTTCGCACAATTCAATGACGAACCGGCGGATGGCTTCGGGGTCGCGGATGGTTTCTCCGTTGCAGTCATGGATGTCGAGGCTGGTGAGCAATCCCCAGGCGTTGCACCGCTCAAATTCCTGTTTTATGTCAAGCGTTGACTGTTTCATGTTGCTCCCTTACTGTCTCGGGTTTGTGCAGGAGTTTGACCGGCAGGTCCAGTATTCCACGTTTCACTTCACTGACCGAGATGTGTTTTGATTTGAAGGCGCCCTTGAGGTATTCAAGCGCGGTATAGTAATCCACTTCCGTCCCGCACGTGAAGATGTCCAGGGCACAATAGCCGTACTCCGGCCACGTATGCACTGAAAAGTGTGACTCCTCAATCACGATAACCCCACTGACACCGTGGGGGTTGAAGTGGTGGATCACCGACTGCACCATGTGCGCGCCGGAGAGGTCTACCGCGTGTTTCAAGCACGATTCCACCCGTTTGGTGTCATTGATAATGACCGGGCAGCAGTCGTACATCTCGACAATCAAG
This window of the Candidatus Aminicenantes bacterium genome carries:
- the speD gene encoding adenosylmethionine decarboxylase encodes the protein MVQNLGNHLIVEMYDCCPVIINDTKRVESCLKHAVDLSGAHMVQSVIHHFNPHGVSGVIVIEESHFSVHTWPEYGYCALDIFTCGTEVDYYTALEYLKGAFKSKHISVSEVKRGILDLPVKLLHKPETVREQHETVNA
- a CDS encoding S-adenosylmethionine decarboxylase encodes the protein MKQSTLDIKQEFERCNAWGLLTSLDIHDCNGETIRDPEAIRRFVIELCELIEMKRFGEPLIVDFGEDPRVSGYSLTQLIETSLISAHFANAGNAVYLDIFSCKYYDPETAARFSADFFGGRIANQNVVIRK